The nucleotide window TTCAAtgtaaagggggaaaaaaatcccaagtcAGAAACTGTGTAGAAGtataaatgaaagaaacaaatttaaGCTAGTTAAGTGGAAAATATTAGAAAACAGGAGTATGACAAGTACAATTAGCTACAAGCAATCTCTCCTAGTCTTGGAGTGTTCTCTCCTACCATTTTTACCTGTTAAGAATTCTCATCTAAGGCAAGCAATCCACAGAAATCAAAGGCTTACAGGGGGAAGcaggaacaaaaaaacccaaaataattaGGTAGCAGTGATGACATTATAGACTGATTGCTAGCCAGTGACTTGGATAGATGACATTACACAAGATGCTATCATAATTAACACAAAGTTATCATAGGTACAATATTTTATTCTAATCCTAAACATAAATTCATTAGATGGTTAGCATTAAGTTACTCCTTCAGCCTGTTTATTGCAGTTATCTTAGTAGAAGGACATGAACATATGGTAGAAATTCATCCTTGCCTAAAACTACTCTACTTGTACTCTGTACATTATAAACATGCAGAGAGGGAATGGCACTGCCAGATGTAGCAAAAGGAGTAAGAGGATAAGAATGAGGGTGAAGGAGGGAAGGGCTTCCTACCATCCCTTTCACATATGCTAGCACAGTATCATTTGCTGGAACAGTTAAAATTCATAGCACTTCATGGTCCAGAATGACCAGCAACAGCTGTGGTGCATGTACCCAACATTAGgaatacatggaaaaaaatcaggaacaGGCACAGAGAAGTGAGAAGTCTGACTCAGAAAGATAACCTGATACAGCAAAGCAGATGTGGAgtgagaaagaaatgcaaatccATCAACATAGAGAGGTCAGCACCACACTGAACTGAGAGAGCAATATAATGGCACTGAAGGAGGAAACACTTCTTTAGTGAAAGGAAATAATCATCTTACCAGTAAAGAAAGGAGCGAGCTCCATGGGCACTCAAGAGATACCTCTCCCTTTCCCAAGCTCCCCAAAAgtcaaaagaaacaaaactgagaaCACAGCAAATGAGAAGCATGAGATCTCTAACTAGAGGTGCTGCTTGCAGATAAGAACAAAAGTCTTCCACCAACAAATGACACAAAGTCAGAACAATGAAACATGGAAGAAGACCCGCTATAAGGGGACAGGGCATTTTATTTCTTGACTCATTTGCATCCTTCCCCTTCCAACATCAAGAATACGAGGGAGAATTTGCTCTAAGCAGAGTCCTATTTTAGCAACTACTTTGCCTGCCAGTTGAGAAAAGACTATAAGCTTTCCCAGACTGAAAACTCCTCTAGTTCTAGTCTTCGAAATAAAAATACCATGCTAGCAGAAACCCTGGAAGTCATATAGCATCAAAAGAAAACATCCTAAAGTCTCCAGAGCATTTTGGTGGCCAGTGTTAACAGTACCTATAATTCAAAACCACTCCAAGACTATGAGCCGTATGGGAATTATTTTATGAACTGTTAAAAACTTGTTCGTTTGCATAATACATAAGAACAGAAACTAGAAATTAATTCCTTACCACTAGAAACCAGAATTCTGATCTTCAACTGAAAGGATAAGATCATACATTTTCAAATTACGATACAAGGGCAGATAATTTAGTGCTGTTTCCCATTTCTGAGAAGCAGaacaaataaaatctgtatttatttattaaagcCATAATTTTGATTCTTGTAAACTCAAAGAAGTGAGTACCTCCTTGAAGCATTTCCAGCTACACAAAAACAGATCATTGTCCTTGAACTAAGAAACACAGCAGAAAGCCAAGGACTGTACTGGAACAAAGGCCACTTATCCAGGCACCATCATTTTCAGTACacacaaaaattcccagaacACTTACAGTACTCTCTTCTCAAGAAAACAAAGTATTGAGGAACTCCAGATTGTCAACACCTGTTTTCACTGTTCTATAGTTTTCCTCagtttgcaaataaaataattgcttcCCTTTACTCTTCCTACCTGAAACTTGTTAAAGTTATCCTGGGCAGTAACAGTCAAGATTATTATACCACAAAATTTAACGACAATTCTTTAAGCTCCATTAGCTTCTCAACTACACTTACATGCTTCCAGTCTTCAGCTTTCAGTAAGTACCGACTCCTGTGGTACCTGATTTACTCAGAAGACCAACAAATAGGTGTGAGGCTTACCTCATTGAGAGTCTGCTGATGCAGACCAGTGCCCCATGCTTGCATGCAGAGGTTTGTGGGAGTGGAGAAAGAAGCAAATTAGGGAAAACAGTGATGATAGgagtgaggaaaaaataatctccttCCAATTGCTTTTGTTCGTTCTGTTGTTGAGGTCCTCTGAGATGGGAGGCACCAGAGGAATTacatttcctttgttctttttccttgaTGCTGtccttcatttccttttcttgatGTAAAGGTTAAAGGAAGGGGAAAGCATTGTTACAGGGAATAAGGAGTCAGAGGTCTAAGGCAGTTGTGGATCCATTCACAACAGGCAGAAGACTATGAATTATGAAGAAATTAATCATCTGGGACTGatattttcaatgtatttttcttccagttatGAACATTGATCATAActacagaggaaagaaagagctCCTACCAGGACAGACAAGAgaatcaattttcttttcatctgggGCTTTTTATTTGAAACTAATTGAAAGATTGGAGCAACAGGATCTATAAAATGGACCCAGAATAACACAATCTTGTGTTGATTTCAAGTCACATGTTACTTACATACATAAACTATTATATTTCAGTAGCTTATAGTCATAGTGATATTGATCAAAGGCACCTGCAACTGTCTTGGTTGCACATGCACTGCAGTAATTATGCATGCAAATGAGCAAAGTAGATATTTAGGTGGTTGATCACCAGTATAATTACTATAACTGAATACACAATCATGGTAACTGTACACACAAATTACACATGCATGcagttttaaaaaccaagtgttGCATTCATTGTCTCTATTTTAATAACATCCTGTGGAAATACGTCTCCATTGGAAACAATTAAAAAGtattaacttttaaaaagatGTACATTTATTCAACTGTCTactgaacattaaaaaaatataacaatCCAGTAATTCTGTTTTCCAAGCTGATATATCAGCAAAATGTCACTACTGTCATAAAATTTACCAActtgaaaagaataaaacatttaaacatGGCCTCTTACTTCTCCTTCTTATATGCATTTATTTACCTGCAACTTCATTAAGATATTAAAGGtgattatttgaaaaaataacGCCTATGACCAAAATTTTTAACAAGAACTGAATTAAATTTCCATTAGCTCATCACAATTTTAAAGTTAGAAGAGTTGGTGCATTCAAACCCATACAAGGTATTTTTCTAAAGTACTTAAACAACATATGCTGTCATGTCTCAAGCCCAGATTTTGATCCATCCATATTAACATAAAAAACAATTttgcatttattattatttcaaagaATATGACagaagtaataaaatatttagatttaGCAATATTTAGATATTGCTGAATTCTGGCAGATCACGGCGTAGTCGTATTGCCTTCAGCTTCTCTACTTTGATTTTTGTTCGCAACAGTTCCTCTTCCAGttgctgctttcttttcaaACCATCCCTTTTTTCTTGGACATAAAGACcaatttttctttggttttctaATATTATTTGATGCTCCTCTTTCAGCATTTGTAACATCTGGGGGTCATAACCACACACTGGTCTAAAGCGTTCTCCAACCTCAAGCCTAAAAAACTCATCTCTTCTTGGTACAGGGGAAGGAGACATCATCACTCTCATATCAACTGAAGACACTGATGTTGAAGGAGACCTTTCCATAATATGCACCAGCTGGTGTTCTTCCTCTTGTTCTAAGTTCTCATTCTGCTGTGAGTCTATAATCAGAGAAGGAGGAGGTTTGACATCCTCTTCCGACTGCAAGTCCATCATGACTGTCGCAGGATGGTGATCCAACATTGCCTGTGGTGAACTGGTGCCAGCAATTGTTTCTTTATCGATACTAGCACTAGAACACACAAAATCATATTTAAACAATCCattaaaaactatttcaaaaGGCACAGCTGTAAGTAACCAAAGCTTCATTCGACTACTGCCATCTATGCCCGGGATTCTATTTCATTACCTGAACACCACTTGTGTCCCTCTTTCTTACCACACAAAGCCCTGTCTTACTCAGATTTTATGGTTCTAAAGGCAGTACAGAAAATAGAGAACTTGTCTGGTAGGCCCCTCTGACactgaagaaggaagaagggcTATTAAtatcaaatgaaaacaaaaataaaaaggcagcaCCAAGTCATGCAAGTAAtagaagaaaacatttgtaTAATCTAAAAGGTGATTTTAAAAGGACATTAATTCAGATGGAGTGGACCATGGCACAAACATTTCCATCTCCCAAACTTATTTGTCTCCCCCGTTTTAATGTGCTCCCTGTTTCCGATGCATGCACCCaagtatttggggttttttcccaacATAAAATAATcactaaataaaattatacaaaatgCCTTGAGAAAAGAAACCAGAGCCTAAAAGACAACCCTTGCCAGCAGATTTGGGAACCAAGCTAATCCTGGCTCCTTCTTTTTGAATCATCCATCTTAGTATTTCTTCTGAAGCTTCAAGACACAGAAATGTTTCCATTAAGAACAGCCTATAGCtctgtgcatttcttttttaaagaacaacACCCACTTGACTCATCTGTCTTTGTGTAAATCCCTGAGTCAGCAGCATCTCAAATCATGATTTGGCATTGCACTGGCTTTGATGATGATAATGGCTCAAGCTGTTCCTGACACTTGTCTACCATCAGTTGTGTTTGAAACCCTACACTTCTGCACATCACTCCTTTATTCAGGTAATGTTTTTTTAAGCCAGACCAGCTTCTTGATCTATTACTGTACAGATCTACAAAGAATGCTTGCAGCATGACTGGGATGGCAGTATAGAGTTACATGGGAACACAAATATATTAACTTGGGATTGACAGCCAAGTCAGTGCACTCTCTCATGGCCAGGACTGTCTAAAACAGAGGCCATAACTGGTGGTTGCAGACTCAAGACATTTCTGAACCCCTCAAAAACTGCTGCTAGCAGTTAAAGGCAGCAAGTGGATCCATGATTAACATAATGTTCACTTTCCAATCCTGGAGGATCTGAGTCACTGTCTTAAATCTGAGGGTGAGCAGTAGAGTTTTTCTACACCTTAAAATGTCTTCAGAGCCCTACAAGTCACACACTGAGAAACTATCTGATTATTAAAACACCATCCTGATTCAAAAGAGATGTAGGTTCAAATTCCCAGAAGCAAAGAAGAAATGTAATTTATACATCCTGTTCTCACATAAATCCACTACCTCCTTAATGAAAAGGTAGCATGATCATAACTTCTGTTTCTCCCATGGTCTTCAAAACTCTGTgcttaaaagaaacaaacaatcATAGTTGCAATTTCTGAAAGACCCTGACCTAGCTTGCCATCCATTAacatgaaaatgcattttctataATAAAAGCATGAAAGCTTCTCAATACTCAGTTACAAAAAGGCCCATGAGGGTCAGAGCAAtgtattttccaaaaataaagcCTGTCAACCACACAAACTATTTAAACTTAAGATTCTTTAAAAACCACTGTCCATCTGAAGCAGGAATTGAAAACTGACCTTTCATTAATcccctgaagaaaaaaaaacaagataaTCTTAATTTTATTGACTGTTACCTGAGCTGACTACAGAGTATCAATTATATCACCTTACTCCCTTCTACCTCATGCCACAAAGCTTCACTTTTTCCTACATGCTTCTTCCTCACATTGTTTTAGTCCTCTCATCATCGGAAGCATTATCCTGCACACAAATTTTCGCTTGTTTTCCCCTGTGCTGAGTGTAATTCTGGGTTTTCCCCCTCTTCACAACCATAGCTTCTAATAAAGCTTCTCCCCTTCTTATTTGCTGGCTCCTGGCCAGCTTCTAGCCTGAGAAAAGTGGAAACAACCAGCAGGAGAAGCAGGTCATTCTGACAAAAGGAAATTGACAGAGAGCAGAAAGAGAAAGTAAGAGAGGgtaaatagaaggaaaaaaaggtgagATTTTGTGTAGCGTGGACTAAAGCCTCTaaacagtgaaaaacaaatCCAGCTCTTAATAGTGTAATCCACACAGAACTAGAAAAATTACCAAATCTTCAGATAACTCTgatgaggcttttttttttcccttagtcAGCCTCTTAAGTGGAAAACAATTAGACagcaaagagagaaagaaggaattGAGAAACAAAAGAGCTGCCTGTATGGTGGTTACTAATGTTGTTTCTGACAACTTGACTGAAAGAAAGACAAACAACAGTTACCACAATTGGGGCATGGTGTTTATAACCCTGCAGGCACCCATGATTCACCAGGTTTCATTTAATCACAGCGAGGTAGAAATTCCTTAAAGGTGCGATTAAGAATTTGGGCTCGTTATAAGTCATATTTCCCTCCTCCAAAACCTAAGTCATATCCTGGTGAGTTAAAACCCAACACCAGGTTTataaaattaagaataaaatgCAACTTAGAAAACTATCAAATAATTATGTATTTGGGcaagcaaaaaaataatcttgtaAATTATGTTCTTTTCCTTCAGCCCACAGTGTAGTGGCTGTTCCTAGGAACAACCATTTTGGGTAAGCAGTAATCAAGTCAGTGTTCCCAGACCCataaaaaactgcaaaaattgTCTAAATTACAGGAGACAAACTATGGAGATCATTAGCTCTTAATCATTCACTAAAAGCGTCAGTGCTTTTTATAAACCGATCTACAAACTAAAGTTCTCACACtatggttttttccccctccttacAAAAGTTGGTAGTCAAGACACTGCAACCTTTATTAGCACAATTAAAAGCCTCATTTTGTTCCAGAGAATTCTTTGGAATGGTTCCTCCAGGGGCATtcatgaggagcagcagcacagtccAGTTGCTTTAGACTTCTTTACGCAAAGGACCCAcaacagaatatttttagaGCATCTGTCATGTTGGGATTTAGACAATTGTTACTATTCAGTTCAACCAGTGGCACCATGAATCCAATACAGCGAGTGTGCGCATGCCAGCTTTTCTTAGAGTGTTACGCTGCTGCACTCACTATCAGCATATCTGATTAAAATACGGAAAGTTTGTTTCCCATTAATCTGCttgggaaaataagaaaaatcagaGCTTTCTCAAGGTTGCTGGGGAGTTATTTGACTTCCATCCCCCACTCCCTAGCTTAGTTTTTGTATCTGGAGGAACCAAAATCCGACCCAGGCATTTTTTGATCCCTCAAGGACCAATACAGAACCAGCAGAGTGTTGCAAG belongs to Taeniopygia guttata chromosome 2, bTaeGut7.mat, whole genome shotgun sequence and includes:
- the FSBP gene encoding fibrinogen silencer-binding protein; the encoded protein is MVGKARSSNFTLSEKLDLLKLVKPYVKILEEHTNKHSVIVEKNRCWDIIADNYNAIGVDRPPRTAQGLRTLYKRLKEYAKQELLQQKETHSDCKSSISEPTKKVVEMIPQISNVCLRDRSGVQSASIDKETIAGTSSPQAMLDHHPATVMMDLQSEEDVKPPPSLIIDSQQNENLEQEEEHQLVHIMERSPSTSVSSVDMRVMMSPSPVPRRDEFFRLEVGERFRPVCGYDPQMLQMLKEEHQIILENQRKIGLYVQEKRDGLKRKQQLEEELLRTKIKVEKLKAIRLRRDLPEFSNI